In Arthrobacter citreus, a single genomic region encodes these proteins:
- a CDS encoding phospholipase, giving the protein MINFYEICPNNFSRNKTIVMFHGWGSTIESQMNLGIELSKLGFKVVIPEIKYHDMREALNNHFDQKVLQSYFWKTIFYTIDEENELMNILNLKKEETILFGSSMGGFIASGIFFSNTSYAGLININGSSSFIFSGKDFCKKDGRNTIDEKDLAMITTYDPKFKENFTNKPILFLHGEKDSIISIDGQIDFVASNDHSIQFFKYKDVNHTITNRMKTDLMKWLDKSF; this is encoded by the coding sequence ATGATTAATTTTTATGAAATTTGCCCAAATAACTTTAGTAGAAATAAAACGATTGTTATGTTTCACGGCTGGGGTTCAACCATTGAATCTCAAATGAACTTAGGGATTGAATTATCAAAACTTGGATTTAAAGTTGTTATACCTGAAATTAAATATCATGATATGAGAGAAGCGCTAAACAACCATTTTGACCAGAAGGTTTTACAATCATATTTCTGGAAAACGATTTTCTATACAATTGATGAAGAAAATGAACTAATGAATATCCTTAATTTAAAGAAAGAAGAAACAATTCTCTTTGGAAGTTCAATGGGTGGATTTATTGCTAGCGGCATATTTTTTTCAAATACGAGTTATGCTGGACTAATAAATATTAATGGATCAAGCTCTTTCATTTTTTCTGGGAAGGATTTTTGTAAAAAAGATGGAAGAAATACTATTGATGAGAAGGACTTGGCAATGATTACAACATATGATCCGAAATTTAAAGAAAATTTTACTAATAAGCCAATTCTTTTCTTGCATGGCGAAAAGGACAGTATAATATCAATTGATGGTCAAATTGATTTTGTAGCTTCAAATGATCATAGCATACAATTTTTTAAATATAAGGATGTAAATCATACGATAACAAATCGTATGAAAACTGATTTAATGAAATGGCTAGATAAAAGTTTTTAA
- a CDS encoding DNA-binding protein, translated as MNDNSLPKGLSQPAIRALTAAGYLSLEQFTKLSESEVLKLHGMGPKGIKTIKNALEEKGLTFKN; from the coding sequence ATGAATGACAATTCCCTACCAAAGGGATTATCACAGCCGGCTATAAGAGCCTTAACTGCTGCTGGGTATTTAAGTTTAGAGCAATTTACAAAATTAAGTGAGTCTGAAGTATTAAAATTACACGGTATGGGTCCAAAAGGGATCAAAACGATTAAAAATGCTTTAGAAGAGAAAGGCTTAACATTTAAAAATTAA
- a CDS encoding glycosyltransferase family 2 protein, whose translation MWLIFSIYLSIPWLDDLSDVVTFPVAIIIISGIAYIPGYMSTFLVISLLLDKQPNFKNEFPTDSVTVLVAAYNEEGAIFNTLKYISNQDYTGQINVIVINNNSTDKTDREVMRAKKELKSNITLIHESKPGKFHALNKGLDYVKTPYVITLDADTLIHPSALRYLVSRMKSSPSDVCAVAGSMLVRNSRETFWTKIQEWDYFLGIASIKRLQGLYQGTLVAQGAFSLYRTDCVKEVNGWPDAIGEDIVLTWRLLQKKWKVYFEPLAVAFTDAPTTFGHFAKQRSRWARGMVEGLIEIKPWQQPQVYTKYLTGINLMMLYLDLVYTLCWIPGLILAFFGINLIVGPMTLLVLPLTFVSYSILYFYQRNYVFRNLNLRIRNNRIGFLFFLLFYQMIMSPVSLYGYIQEFFKLKRVWE comes from the coding sequence ATGTGGTTAATTTTTTCAATCTATCTTTCAATTCCTTGGTTAGATGATTTATCTGATGTTGTTACCTTTCCCGTTGCAATCATTATTATAAGTGGTATTGCTTATATTCCGGGCTATATGAGCACTTTTTTAGTAATAAGTTTACTACTCGATAAACAACCTAATTTTAAAAATGAATTTCCTACGGATTCGGTTACAGTATTAGTCGCGGCTTATAATGAAGAAGGAGCTATTTTTAATACGTTAAAATATATTTCAAATCAAGATTATACTGGTCAAATAAACGTTATTGTGATAAATAATAACTCAACTGATAAAACAGATCGTGAAGTAATGAGAGCGAAAAAAGAGTTAAAATCAAATATTACGTTAATCCATGAATCAAAGCCGGGTAAGTTTCATGCTCTGAATAAGGGTTTGGATTATGTAAAAACGCCTTATGTTATTACATTAGATGCAGATACATTAATACATCCTTCAGCGCTCAGATATTTAGTTTCAAGGATGAAAAGTAGTCCTTCTGATGTTTGTGCGGTTGCTGGTTCTATGCTAGTGCGTAATAGCCGTGAAACATTTTGGACTAAAATTCAGGAATGGGATTACTTCTTAGGAATTGCTTCAATTAAAAGACTGCAAGGATTGTATCAAGGAACACTTGTTGCTCAAGGGGCATTTAGTTTATATAGAACTGATTGTGTAAAGGAAGTTAATGGGTGGCCAGATGCGATTGGAGAAGATATCGTTTTAACTTGGAGACTTTTACAGAAAAAATGGAAGGTTTATTTTGAACCATTAGCAGTAGCATTCACTGATGCACCGACAACGTTTGGTCATTTTGCTAAACAAAGATCAAGATGGGCTAGAGGAATGGTTGAAGGGCTTATTGAAATTAAACCTTGGCAACAGCCGCAGGTTTATACTAAATATTTAACGGGTATAAATCTAATGATGCTTTACTTAGATTTAGTTTACACTTTATGTTGGATACCTGGATTGATTTTAGCCTTTTTTGGTATTAATTTAATAGTCGGTCCAATGACACTATTAGTTCTTCCGTTAACATTCGTGAGCTACTCAATCCTTTATTTTTATCAGCGAAATTACGTTTTCCGCAATTTAAATTTAAGAATTAGAAATAATCGTATCGGATTTTTATTCTTCCTATTATTTTATCAAATGATAATGTCACCAGTTTCACTTTATGGTTATATTCAGGAATTTTTTAAATTAAAGCGAGTTTGGGAATA